Within the Drosophila miranda strain MSH22 chromosome Y unlocalized genomic scaffold, D.miranda_PacBio2.1 Contig_Y2_pilon, whole genome shotgun sequence genome, the region GAGGGTGCTCTTGCTGGGCTGGCCCCCGTTTCCGGTGGCGGAGAGGGCGCCGTCCTGCAGAGCGCGGACCGCGGCGTCGGCCAGGTCCGCTCCGTTGCGGATGTGTTCATTGATGGCCGGCGTGCTGAGGCGCAGGGCCTCCTTGAGGCGTTGTGGACGGGCGCCCGCCGGGATCTCGGCTCCCTCGATGAACACGAAGTCCACGGTGATGGCCCCGGCCACGGGCTGGGTTTCGTAAGGGCGTGgctggagctgcagcagctggGTGGACGCTGGACCCACGGCCAGCTCGTCGATGCCGACCAGGCCGAGACCGAGCAACTTGGGCGGATCCGAGGCGATCACTGGATGGTCGTACACCTCGAAGAGTATCTCTGCAGACTGCGGGGAGAGTTCACtggaacgaaacgaaacgaaacaggAAGATGAGTCCGGGACATCCCCAGCAGGAGATCTGCTGTTCAAAGACTCACAAGAGGAAGTGCTCATCCCAGTAGGGTCTGCTGCCGCGCTGGGTGCCCGTCTGGTTTTTCTGGGCCAGCTCGTCCATCTCGATGACCACATAGGGGTCGTGGGCGTCCCTCAGGCCCTCGCCCTTGACGATCTTCACCAGCAGCCGCCTGCCGGACACCATGTGCTGCGAGTCTCGCAGGCCCACGCCTCCCAGATGGTGCTCCATGTTGTGCTGTGTGTGGAGGAGGCAGAGCATGCAATGAGTCAGTGCGTGAGAGACAGACAGGAGAGAAAGAGATGGGTGGGTAGAGAGGGGGCTCAGAGAcggagagagatagagagagacacTGAGGCTGTTTTGGGTTAGGGCTTATAAAATTCGCCTTTAATTAGCATGTGACATTCACTAGAAATTGTAATAATATTGAAAGTATTGGTTCCCCTGAAAAGAGAGAGcgcaaaagagagagagagagttctTTACTGGCAGGATACGTATACGCAAATGGCAACGAGAGGGGGATGAGGCGAGAGAAAGAAGGCGAATTCCATAAACGAGGGAGCAATGAGAAGTGTCTGTTTGTCTGTTTGTCTGTGGAGCCAAGGGGGAACAGAGTGGAATCACTGTACAGTAAAAAGAGTCCTGTTTTCGAGTTCTGTGTGGAATGACGACGAACTGGAAAGACAGTCGAACacgaaacagaaacaacaacaaacagagGCTGCACTCCGCACTGCTACCAACGCTCACCGCCAGGGAGTCATAGTGAACGGGATAGATTACGGGCAGATCCAGGGGCTTCACCTCGGCCCGCGGGCAGGTGGAGTAGATGGAGAAGTCAACGGGGTAGACGGTGTCGCGCAGGGCCGTCGTCAGGATGTCGCTGATGACCGTCTGGAGCTGCAGTTCGTCCTGGTCCATGGCCTTGATGGCCCTCACACTGTTCATCGCAATGAGCACCTGTGGCGAGACGAAAGACGAAAGGTTATCCATGGACGGAGGGCCAcagcacacactcacatcagGATAGCCCTCGACACGCATCTCGCCCTTGAGACTGTTGTAGTTCATGGGGATGGCCATGCGGGCGCGGAATCGCGACACGGTCACCTTGTAGTGGGAGGTCTCCACCTTGCCCGACTTCTGGCGGAAGGTCTTCACCTGCAGCACCGGCATGGCGTCGCAGTCGAAAGTGATGAGCTGTGGAAACTCGAAATTAGTCCAGTCTGGGGTCTCACCTCACGACTTACCATGTCCGCAGGATTGTTCGCATCGCAGTTGCAGAAGATGTTGTTCAGGCCCGGAGCAGGGCTATCGGGCAGCACTCGGACCACTTCCACGGCCACTCCATGCTGCAAgcgacagacagagagagagagaatcaGAGATCTGGTTTTGGGGATTGCTTGCGCATTACGTAACCCGACGCGATTGGGGACTGGGGCTCAGAAGTGAGCGCATTTGGGGCGCGAGTCAGAGGCTCAGTCGAGAGTGACTAACGATTCCGCGCTGACCTTGGCCTACGGCCGGCTCCGAATCGGGGCTGGCGAGCGCGTAAAAGGCGATACAAAAATGTAAGAggcaaaaaacaacaaacagaaaAACACGTTTCGACATCGGTTACGGCTGAGCGAGTTCTCAAGTTCTCAAGTTGAAGAACAAAGGTCAATGGACGCTGTAGACCAAGCTGGAGCTCGGCCATGACATCAGACCCCAGGAAGGTGGCGTGAATGATGTCAATGATGTCTGGCGGATGGGCACTCACCTCCTCCACAGACTTGCGGAGCGAGTCGTTGATGGCTATCACGCAGGACATGAGCAGCTCGTTGACAATGACTAGATCGCAGTACAGCCAGCGGAACACTTGGCTGGTCCACGTGACAGAGCTCTGAAGAGACACAAAAGGCAAACAGATTATAGAGGGCTCCCTTTCGagaaatgtgtgtgttttcttaCCGTTTCGGGTCCCACCACATTGGAGGGCGGTGGAACATAGCGCTTCTTGCGATTCTCCGGGCCTGTGGAGCTTTGGCGTACCACGCGGCGACGCGGTCCGGCGGCGCCAGCGGCACCACCGCTTAGGGGCGAGGCCGAAGAGCGACCACGGCCAGCCGAGGCGCCAGTCAGAGGCTTGGAGAGATCCTCGACTTTGCTCTTGGTGGCCAGCATGTCCCTGGGCTCGGAGAGTAGCTTCTCCGGCTTGGAGGAGCCGCCGAGGGCCAGGGCGGCCGCCCGGGGGGCCACACTGCTCTGGCGACTGTTGGCGGCACTGGGCGTCTTCTCCTTGTTGAGATACTTGCGGTAGAGCAGCTTGCACAGCCAGACGGAGAAGAGGGCCAGCACGGCCCACAGAAAGATGAAGATGGCTAGGGAGTCCATTGTTAAGTCACCAAGTCCCTCGAACGAACAGATATAGTCATCGATTTGGTCTGCCAGATCCATCGTTTAGCAGCAGACAGACGGTTATGACAACTAATTCCTGGTTATTctttcttccgtcgaatattcccagctatatagatctctcagttttgcccagataattttatatgattgCTGAATCAATTTTAAGCAGGAttaactacttttaagtacttgcatgttttttgttttgacaaaAACAAGGTTTCAACAAAAGTCTTCAATAGTCGCAGGTTGTgacgtcaatgttgctggtatttgcagACTCATTTGTTGTTAACCAGGGTATGggcgtttttatacccgatactcaaaatgagtattggggtatattagatttgtggtgaaagtggatgtgtgtaacgtccagaaggaatcgtttccgaccccataaagtatatatattcttgatcagcatcaatagccgagtcgattgagccatgtctgtctgtctgtctgtccgtctgtccgtctgtccgtccgtccgtctgtccgtccccttcagcgcctggtgctcaaagactataagagctagagcaacgatgttttggatccagacttctgtgatatgtcactgctacaagaatatttcaaaactttgccccgcccacttccgcccccacaaagggcgaaaatctgtggcatccacaatttcgacgatacgagaaaactaaaaacgcagaatcgtagaagatgactatatcttctagagagctacatctgaaccagatcgtataattattatagccagaatcaagaaaacaatttaattttttctcgccctgtctctctctaacacacacgtagcatagccggctttgcttagagtaaaacattagcgcctagatctcagagactataaaagctagagcaaccaaatttggtatccacactcctaatatatcggaccgagacgagtttgtttcaaaatttcgccacacccccttccgcccccgcaaaggatgaaaatctggggatattcacaaatctcagagactattaaggctagagtaaccaaatttggtatccgcactcctgttagatctcactataaaacgtatatctcaaaatttcgccccacccccttccgcccccacaaagaacgaaaatctgttgcatccacaatattgaggatacgagaaaactaaaaacgcagaatcatagataatgagcatatatatcagattgctgaatctggatcagatcagatcatttttatagccaaaaggaacaaatcaatttgcactggctacgcagcacccgacgtcacgctcagactgattttctgtctctctcgcacgcactccttgtcgtgtcgttgaatattagcggcgtctgccggaggagagccatactgacttagtatcgggtataactgtagagttgcggtgtccgcagcaactcacaacgttccccctcgtttttagaTATTTCTGTACCACCGCACCACCCCTCCCGCCCACCATACTCTCTGTTtgcctctctttctctctctctctctctctctctctctctctctctctctctctcttactgCCGAATGCGACCCCTATACACGGATTTATTAGAAACCATTTGAGAGAATTTGCATTCAACTAAACGgctaaagaaaagaaaatactTGTGCCACCACCACCCATTTGTCCATCGCTCAACCGcgaaaaaaacaataacaaaacgCCACTTTGCATGCGATAATCTGTTTTATATCAATAGAAACCATTCCGTCTCTGTctcttactctctctctctctctctccctctctctattTATATATCTTTTCGTCATTCTCTTGTGGCTCGGAAGAATATTCCTTGTCTTCTTGGGCTTTCTGCGCTGCTGACTTTTGGGCATTCTCTTGCTTTGGCTCTGGGTTTTCCAAGTAGAGACTCGCAGCCACTGGCGCGTCTATTGACCCCTTTCGGCGGGGGCACTCGCCCTGGTCTGAATGGGGCGTCGAGAGGGCGATTACGAGAGCAACTAGTACTCTTCTCTGGGGTATTTTTAACCCAAGAAAAGCATCGGGGCACCAGAGAAATCCGTCTGTTGCCCAAAGGGGCGGCGGTCTGTCACGCCCCACAGCTCCAGCAGTGCCACAGCAGTGTACGATCTACGATCAGCCATCCTCTAACGGGTATGGAGTGTCCACATCTCTAAAGCAAACCTCttcgctgccactgccactgccacttcATGTGGGAATACATGCAAACAACACTCTTTGTTGGGCAACCTAGAAGCCACTCTTACTCTTGTATTTAATAAGCCACCAGAGCCGCACCGCTCGGAgcttgcaacagcaacaggtTTCCGGCACTTCCGTTTTAATTGCTGGTTCCGAAAGGTCAAAGGGTTCGTGTTGAATGCCCGCTTCGGGTGAGCAGCTACCTCACCTGCGTGTCCACAGAATGCCGCAAATGGGGAAATTCTAAGGGGATTGCGGCTGAGGCATTCAAAGTATTCGCAATGCAAACACTTGGAGTGCACCTCCGAATAGCTAATCACATTCAAAATGcgaataaatattgaatattgATTGCGTAGCCAAGCGGCAAAAGCCTATAAATAGAGATGATGATGGGGTACGGCGATCAGAAGACGGCAATCGGCCAGCGCCGGCGAATGTCATGCCGCGCAGATGAATCAAAATTGTCGGGAGGGATGGGTCTTTGTTTATCTGTCTGCCACTTGACTCACTGCAGACGGGGTTCCACCTTTGTTGACTCTGGCCTTCTAATCTTATCGCAGGGAAGGCGCCTTTTCGCCTTCTTCTTCCCACCTTTTATCGCGTTTAATTGTTGTTAATGAATGTGAAGTGCCGCTCGATAGGGATCTCGGGAGTTGGCCATGGCAGTgacagcaccagcaacagcaacagcaacagcaacaggctGTCTCCTATTCACCTATTAATGGGTCAATAAAATGTGCCAAATTACGACACCGTAGACCGTGGAAAAGACACTCGATGATGTCATCCCATCGAACATTCAGAGTGTTCTATGCGAGTATTCCATTCGAATTAATAAGGCATCGGGCTAGATTCTCTACGACTTCTATGCTTCTGAGGGGGGCATGGGGATCGAGATCTAATCGAGCTGCCGTGCAGTGCCTGGCATAAACCAAATTGCACTTCAATTTCTGGCTCGTTCGATTCCCCGATATCGGTTGACCTTTGGCTGTCTTGCCATTCGAGCGTGTCAAGGCTGGGTCTATTTTTGGAAGCTCTGCCAAAACagggcgtatgcgtaatatgCGAATGAGGATTCATGGGGGCACGGTGGCACGGCTGAGCTGAGGGGCCAACATCAACACGCAAGTACTCTACTCCCCAATGCAGCCTGATGACCACCCCCAAGGGGTGGCGGGAGGCAGAGTTGCGTGCTTATACAACACAACAGCCAGAGTTCGAGGCAAAAGACAAAGTTCAGAAGACACAACAACatctacagctacagctacagctacgaATATTTTGCACAACTCTCAGACAAGCGAGAGCTGGAGAACCTTTCGACTTTCGACTCTGGGCTCTGTGCTCTGTTCTCTGTGAAAACTCGTTCCGTTCCCATACACCAATTATCGATTAAAGCTCGCAAAAGTGGCAAGGAACCAATCGATTTGAGTGTGAAAATTGGACCAGAGAAGCGAACGGACTACGCATGGCTGCAAGGGAACATATGTCCTCGATTGATTTTGTGTCTCCCGATTGGTCGGCAAATGAATGCCACGCTTTTGTGCGGAGCAATTTGTTCGGCCTATGTGAGAGGCACTTTAACCCCGCCACCAAGTCTTTTGACCAGTCCAGGACCCGCGGCCAACCGGGGTTGCCAGGACAACCATCAATAATTGAGGATTCGTGTGAACAGAGCGAAATTTCGAATTGATTTGTCAACGTTCCCGCGCTCCCAGGCGGAGCCCCAGAGGAGAATTCATCAAAGTTTCATGGGTCCATTTCCATTGTTTATTTACTTGTATCCTCCAAAAGCTTTGCCTCAGAAGCGGAGCTTTTGCTgccggcacacacacacacaggcaggCGGTATAAGAgaggcacggcacggcacaggCTCGTGCAGGGTGCAGGCTGTGGAGTGAGGCCGGAAAACTGCAGCAGCCGTCAAAACCGTCGGCCCGGTTTTTCGACATCTGGGGGTGGCTTTTACACCTAATGAATGGGGGTTGGACTGGCAGCGCACGCACTACCCCACCCCATCCCCCCTCTCGTTATCGCATGGGCGATCGCTGGCACATCTTCCTACCGCGCACCAAACACACCCAAAGAGAGTCCACCCAGCCAGCCCATCCCATCCGCCAGGAGAACTCCCCATTTAAGTATGTGCGCAAATTAGGGGATGGATGGCGCGAATATGGCAGGGGCCAGGGGGTTGGTTGGTCTACTTACCATGCAGCGCGGTGTAATAAGttttgatgttgttgttgttgttgttgttggtttgtCCGCAGGATGTGCGTTGTAATGTTTCGTGGAAGTAAAAATAGATTGCATTATTAAGGAGAAACAAGGAGGAGGAATGTTAACATCATCTGTTCATGTTATTCTTTTTCTTCGTTTAGCCAAATTTCCTCATGTGTTCGCGGGGTGGGGAGATGGTTGGTGGGGGAAAACAGCTTGGAAAATGCTCTGTGATTGATTAGTGACAACAATATGTattgcatgtgtgtgtgtgtgtttgtgtttgtgtgaaATGACCCAATCCACGTGCCACCTGAATGAAGGGGGTTCCGAAAAATTCCGATAAATTCCAATGAAAGAAACTTTTGGGCCACAAATTTCTCTGCTTGTGTGGTGGGACAGGTTACGGTGGGTGGGGGTAATGTAATGCAAATCAATAGGGGAATAGTGGAGTGGGTTGGAAAAGCTTGGAACACATGGTAAGCAAATCGTccactctctcgctctctctacTCACACGGGCCACCACCAATCAGCTAATGCCAAAGGCCACGTTAGCACTCCGGCGGAGGGTGGCGTAAGTATTCCTAGCCAGAACCTTTGCACTGCCAATTTCCCATAAATGGGACAAATTAACCAAAACGTTGACGATTATTTTCGTTTATTAATAACGCCGTTTTGTAATATCTTTCGTTCTTATTTAAGGCACTCTTTGCGTGACGGCAAAGCGGGACAGATCTTTGGATGCTTTTATCACTTTATATCGTTGCTCCTTTGGATGCCCGAGGGTTATAGGCGTCGGGGAGGCGATGAACTAAAAGAGAGATAGACACAAACGGATCTTTTGTCACATCTTCTTTTCACATAAGACATAAATAATTGTGTGTATTTGAGGGTTGCTTCCGCTTTGTTGAAACTCGTTTATATTGTTATTCAAATTCTCAATGTCTTGCGATAAGAAATCGTAATGTTTGGAGTACCACTGtattgctggctgctgtttgCCGTTACATtgacacacacagacacacacacccgAATATATAGATTTAGTTATTTAGATTTATCTAGATTTCACTGCCTCGTTACTGGGCCACTAGCCACCACATATTGTAGCCAGTTTAGGCCAGGCCAGCAGAGGCCAACAAATACTTGGCCAACATTTGAATGTTCAGCCACAgcggcaacaacaaccacacaAGTATCAATGAGAGCGGATCAGCTGTTTGCAGCTTCAATGCAGATGCtgcggttgttgttgttgcagcaGCCCTAATACCGTTTGATTTTTGCTTATTTCGAGTTCGACATTTCTACAAATTGTTTTATGTTAAGACACATACACACGCGCTCACACTTATAtgtaaattgtattttatttttgcaacGCTTTTTAAATATTTGCGGTTCTTGCCAAAATTCCACTACCAATGCACTCCCAGGCACACgtacacacactcacacacgaATACACTTGACTTGATGACttttgtgttgtttttgtttctttatttttgtgtgttttcaGAACGGTACCGTACAACTTTTGCCGCCGctatttcatttattttcccGGAGACCAAAAAACAACCAACCTTACTCGTTAAACTTTGACTTAGCGATAAGAAATCGAGATTAGCCCACTTAAACCCCCCGCGGCAAGCGGCGGAAAATATTACTGATTGTAAACTCGTTTTGTGGATGCATGCCATCTTTCCTCTGAACTTAAAAATAACCACGCTAACTTTCACCTCAACTACGCTAACattattaaattttcattattttcggtgggAAATTGAAATACCCCCTTGGCTTGCAATGGGCTAATCGTTCTCAGTCGAGTATTGGAAAgcatattgctcaattttgatgtTCCGTcaaatattactagctagatagaacatTTAGTCATGCCCAcctaattttatccgattaatgaatcaatttccTATTTAACTGGTGCATTCTTAATAcctgcttttattgcattttgcgtaaaaagaggttttagcgaaataagtcaaacaaaaatcaagtagcgaaataggtcaatcaaaacaaacgaaaaaggaaattgctcaattttgatattccattgaataatgctgactagctaaatctctcagcaatgcccacatagttttatctcattgatgaataaactttctacaagattggatagtttttaatccttgcttttattgtatttattgtaaaaaaaaggtttaaacgaaaaagttcaacaaaaaaaagaatcGCTATATTGCGTGTTAGCCGTAGTATATtcctttgtataccctattttgttaattttatatgaaagtataaatattgatatgaagataaaacgtaactaataaagaccttttctcaaattgacattttttagacatattcatgtatatgatgagtgttatgtatatttgtatatctcgatcctgatacctattcttggtccctacaagaagacaataagctttaataatattaaaatgtattgaaaataaattgtttttgcctgggatgacaaacatattcacaattctataacatccatttcccccagggtatgtgtgcatggaatgggactcattgttgtcaaccggttatGACAACTAATTCCTGGTTATTCTTTCTAccgtcgaatattcccagctatatagatctctcagttttgcccagataattttatatgattgCTGAATCAATTTTAAACAGGAttaactacttttaagtacttgcatgttttttgttttgacaaaAACACGGTTTCAACAAAAGTCTTCAATAGTCGCAGGTTGTgacgtcaatgttgctggtatttgcagACTCATTTGTTGTTAACCAGGGTATGggcgtttttatacccgatactcaaaatgagtattggggtatattagatttgtggtaaaagtggatgtgtgtaacgtccagaaggaatcgtttccgaccccataaagtatatatattcttgatcagcatcaatagccgagtcgattgagccatgtctgtctgtctgtctgtctgtctgtccgtctgtccgtccgtccgtctgtccgtccccttcagcgcctagtgctcaaagactataagagctagagcaacgatgttttggatccagacttctgtgatatgtcactgctacaaaaatatttcaaaatttcgccccacccccttccgcccaccaaaggacgaaaatttgtggcatccacaattttgaagatacgagaaaacagaatcatagataatgaccatatctatcagactgttgaatctggatcagatcagataatttttatagccaaaaggaacaaatcaatttgcactggctacgcagcgcccgacgtcacgctcagactgattttctgtctctctcgcacgcactctttgtcgtgtcgttcaattttagcggcgtctgccggagcagagccatactgacatagtatcgggtataaatgtagagttgcggtgtccgcagcaactcacaacgttccccctcgttataccttATTTCGTGAATATTATATAAAGATACTGATTTCCAACCTGCTTTcaaacgaaataagtaaagaCCTTGTCTTAGATTGCATTTTTTTGGTCTAATCATGCATATGATTAGGTGTTTGTAAATAAATCCTGATCCCAGTACCAGTTCTTGGTCTCTGTAGACAGACGATGAGCTGCAAAATATCGTTTAAAACAGAGACTATCTAGTTTCTGCATTAATTAGAGCCTGAAATGACACACATGACAACATGTTTTtgtatggaatgagactcattgttgtGAACCGGGTGAAAGAGGTCCTTACCCGATTCAAGTTCTGTTATCGACTATCGACTGGAAACGAGTGGTCCGCGCCAAATATTCATTTTTTGAAAGTGAAAGAGCGGATTTAAATGTAGTTCATTggaatacaataaaaaaaaacctacATATGGAAGTTTGTATACCCTTTGTTCTTACAAATGGCATATTTTCTTAAATATTCctatatttattaatttaatgTATGGTTGATTGGTTTCGGTTTAATTTTACCcaaaaaaataccgaaaagtaTTAAAAATGCCGTAAACGGTCATCCTGAATGTAATGGACTGTAAGCTTTTGAGTTCCTCCCTCGCTCAACGAGGTCTGTTAGAGAAAGCTTTTAGATCACAGCTCCAGCGCGGGAGAATTTTAACTTGGTtcaatgttgaaatgaaagaattaaaatttttgtattcgTACGAAACGCTTAAGGGTAATTTTTGCTGTTCCTTGTCGCCCCAGCCACACCCAGGAGCATACCCATGAAGACGCTCTTCAGATCGTACGCCCAGGCAAGATAGGCAAAGATCATGACGAAGAAGTCTTGATCACCTCCTTCTTACAGTGACTTTGAATTAGACTTGCATTGCATCTATTAGTGCTCCGTACATTTTCTTACAAACTACTTCCGttaaaaattcaaattctCTATGAATGCAAGTTTTGTGGACGCAAGCAGGAATGTGTTTATTGGTGGCATTGGGACTTTTAATTATAAATATGGGAGCTGTCGATTCTCGGAACAGCTGCCATGTGCCACAGGGCTTGCACCTGCCACAAGTTAAGTTAATTAAGTAAATGTTTAATGAGTAAAAAGTAATTTCTCCAACATACCATGTAGTCTACAGTAGAGATGGGCATAGACCGTAAAGAAACTAGAAATAAAAACACACTTTCATTTGGTTTTCACATACAAACGTTGGTTGTTTATTTCACTGTACGCTCTTTTTGTTGAATATGCATATAATGTTTGCGCCTCTATTCCtttcgcctcgcctcgccacGACTCGACTCCTCCGCCGCTATAACTTATGCAGCTCTTACAGTTCTAAGTGAATCCGTTGCTGATTTACTTTATACTTTACTTTACTTTATTGATCTCAAGTCAATGTTTGCTCAATGTCCCTTCCTGCATCTGCATATGCCTCGCCACGTATGTATATTGAATATTCTTGTTGTTGTATATAAgtgtataatatatatatttaatttaatacaTAAAAAGTATGCGCTCGCTCCGCGCACGGGTATCCTCGATCTCATTCTCTCTTGTTTAAAATAGTTTACGTGTGTGTTTAATATTAAATTGTTGCCTGCCATTGTTGCCGCAACGCTGCAGCAAAGATCatatacaaaaatacaaaaatcaTAACATTTATATACGCCTCTGACTGACGCGTCTGGCGgccatataactaggtattcCATATAATCTATATActcatactcgtactcgtacgtaCGTCTGCATACATTTATATACGCCTCCGACTGACGCGTCTGGCCgccatataactaggtattcCATATAATCTATATACTCATACTAGTACTCGTACGTACGTCTGCATATCGACGCC harbors:
- the LOC117185790 gene encoding uncharacterized protein LOC117185790 isoform X6, whose translation is MDLADQIDDYICSFEGLGDLTMDSLAIFIFLWAVLALFSVWLCKLLYRKYLNKEKTPSAANSRQSSVAPRAAALALGGSSKPEKLLSEPRDMLATKSKVEDLSKPLTGASAGRGRSSASPLSGGAAGAAGPRRRVVRQSSTGPENRKKRYVPPPSNVVGPETSSVTWTSQVFRWLYCDLVIVNELLMSCVIAINDSLRKSVEEHGVAVEVVRVLPDSPAPGLNNIFCNCDANNPADMLITFDCDAMPVLQVKTFRQKSGKVETSHYKVTVSRFRARMAIPMNYNSLKGEMRVEGYPDVLIAMNSVRAIKAMDQDELQLQTVISDILTTALRDTVYPVDFSIYSTCPRAEHNMEHHLGGVGLRDSQHMVSGRRLLVKIVKGEGLRDAHDPYVVIEMDELAQKNQTGTQRGSRPYWDEHFLFELSPQSAEILFEVYDHPVIASDPPKLLGLGLVGIDELAVGPASTQLLQLQPRPYETQPVAGAITVDFVFIEGAEIPAGARPQRLKEALRLSTPAINEHIRNGADLADAAVRALQDGALSATGNGGQPSKSTLIIHSVQGNSGNPNAFKVELNKDGRIEVFESPTELNQAVAQAFERAASEAAAAKAEQLQLELELDPGTEVQPLASGGGGGEPHNETGNGSGTANEDSTAEFGQPNAASSPNGSGYHNNYNLNGSSWLAGNGSGNGNGNGNSNINGGGYSMNSLPQNGAHLGHLQAGEGMDVLDDRGRSKKRNFFGTLKKRLSRSKTRTLSADQPNSNHKSLSATNSNYANTTTTSTGLPRTATGTLNGDSSRSLSVDRATLSKSNSLGPRMGIGSAITDHSRRSSISESSAISGFSSASNKTYVHEASTLVLETIENGLKRHFIVPLAIAQRLRWRRKGTKLHICNDHTFISKHLSGSGLQCSICMKSIPRRPGKQGYECRDCQLICHKQCHIRAPQACPNPTVLSMELNSYPVLTERDLNLVI
- the LOC117185790 gene encoding uncharacterized protein LOC117185790 isoform X7, whose product is MDLADQIDDYICSFEGLGDLTMDSLAIFIFLWAVLALFSVWLCKLLYRKYLNKEKTPSAANSRQSSVAPRAAALALGGSSKPEKLLSEPRDMLATKSKVEDLSKPLTGASAGRGRSSASPLSGGAAGAAGPRRRVVRQSSTGPENRKKRYVPPPSNVVGPETSSVTWTSQVFRWLYCDLVIVNELLMSCVIAINDSLRKSVEEHGVAVEVVRVLPDSPAPGLNNIFCNCDANNPADMLITFDCDAMPVLQVKTFRQKSGKVETSHYKVTVSRFRARMAIPMNYNSLKGEMRVEGYPDVLIAMNSVRAIKAMDQDELQLQTVISDILTTALRDTVYPVDFSIYSTCPRAEVKPLDLPHNMEHHLGGVGLRDSQHMVSGRRLLVKIVKGEGLRDAHDPYVVIEMDELAQKNQTGTQRGSRPYWDEHFLFELSPQSAEILFEVYDHPVIASDPPKLLGLGLVGIDELAVGPASTQLLQLQPRPYETQPVAGAITVDFVFIEGAEIPAGARPQRLKEALRLSTPAINEHIRNGADLADAAVRALQDGALSATGNGGQPSKSTLIIHSVQGVELNKDGRIEVFESPTELNQAVAQAFERAASEAAAAKAEQLQLELELDPGTEVQPLASGGGGGEPHNETGNGSGTANEDSTAEFGQPNAASSPNGSGYHNNYNLNGSSWLAGNGSGNGNGNGNSNINGGGYSMNSLPQNGAHLGHLQAGEGMDVLDDRGRSKKRNFFGTLKKRLSRSKTRTLSADQPNSNHKSLSATNSNYANTTTTSTGLPRTATGTLNGDSSRSLSVDRATLSKSNSLGPRMGIGSAITDHSRRSSISESSAISGFSSASNKTYVHEASTLVLETIENGLKRHFIVPLAIAQRLRWRRKGTKLHICNDHTFISKHLSGSGLQCSICMKSIPRRPGKQGYECRDCQLICHKQCHIRAPQACPNPTVLSMELNSYPVLTERDLNLVI
- the LOC117185790 gene encoding uncharacterized protein LOC117185790 isoform X9, translating into MDLADQIDDYICSFEGLGDLTMDSLAIFIFLWAVLALFSVWLCKLLYRKYLNKEKTPSAANSRQSSVAPRAAALALGGSSKPEKLLSEPRDMLATKSKVEDLSKPLTGASAGRGRSSASPLSGGAAGAAGPRRRVVRQSSTGPENRKKRYVPPPSNVVGPETSSVTWTSQVFRWLYCDLVIVNELLMSCVIAINDSLRKSVEEHGVAVEVVRVLPDSPAPGLNNIFCNCDANNPADMLITFDCDAMPVLQVKTFRQKSGKVETSHYKVTVSRFRARMAIPMNYNSLKGEMRVEGYPDVLIAMNSVRAIKAMDQDELQLQTVISDILTTALRDTVYPVDFSIYSTCPRAEVKPLDLPVIYPVHYDSLAHNMEHHLGGVGLRDSQHMVSGRRLLVKIVKGEGLRDAHDPYVVIEMDELAQKNQTGTQRGSRPYWDEHFLFELSPQSAEILFEVYDHPVIASDPPKLLGLGLVGIDELAVGPASTQLLQLQPRPYETQPVAGAITVDFVFIEGAEIPAGARPQRLKEALRLSTPAINEHIRNGADLADAAVRALQDGALSATGNGGQPSKSTLIIHSVQGNSGNPNAFKVELNKDGRIEVFESPTELNQAVAQAFERAASEAAAAKAEQLQLELELDPGTEVQPLASGGGGGEPHNETGNGSGTANEDSTAEFGQPNAASSPNGSGYHNNYNLNGSSWLAGNGSGNGNGNGNSNINGGGYSMNSLPQNGAHLGHLQAGEGMDVLDDRGRSKKRNFFGTLKKRLSRSKTRTLSADQPNSNHKSLSATNSNYANTTTTSTGLPRTATGTLNGDSSRSLSVDRATLSKSNSLESSAISGFSSASNKTYVHEASTLVLETIENGLKRHFIVPLAIAQRLRWRRKGTKLHICNDHTFISKHLSGSGLQCSICMKSIPRRPGKQGYECRDCQLICHKQCHIRAPQACPNPTVLSMELNSYPVLTERDLNLVI